The Thermomicrobiales bacterium genome contains the following window.
GACTTCAGCCCCGGCTGCCAGAACCAGATGGAGGCCTACACAAAGGACGCCGCCGAGTTCGGGGCGCACGGAGGGACTGTCTTCGGCATCTCGGTAGACAACACCTGGAGCCACAGGGCGTGGAAAGAGAGCCGGGGAATCACCATCCCGCTGCTGTCGGACTTCCATCCCAAGGGCACGGTGGCGATGGCCTATGGCGTCTACAACGAGGAGCGCGGCACGGCGAAGCGGGTGACGTTCGTCATCGACGAACAAGGAATCATCCGTGACGTACAGACGGCTGAGATGGGTTCGTTTCAGAGTGTTGGCGCGCTGTGCAGCGCGCTGGACCTCGCGTAGCAGGCCGGCAGAGATGGAGGAACGCCATGGCGCACATCCGACTTCCCGACAGTGAATATGCTGCCCGTCGCAAGAAGATCCTCGAGACGATCGGCGAACGGGGGATGACGGGGCTGGTCCTGTTCAATCCCAACAAGGTTGGCTACTTCAGCCGGTTCAGCTTCATTCAGACTGAGCGGCCGATGGCCTACGTCCTGACCGCCAACCGTTCGGAGCTGCTGATCCCCATGCTGGAGCGCGAGCACGCCGCCGAGTACGCGATCGCCGACTCGATCGTGCCATACCCGGAGTATCCTGGCGAACGGCATCCGCTCGAATTCCTCAAGGACATCCTGATCGATATGGGACTCGGCAACGCGGGGATCGGCGTCGACTCCGACGGCTACGGGCAGGTCTACGGATATCGCGGGCCGAAGGTCAGTGATCTGCTGCCGGACGCGACCATCACGAGCGTCAACGACGATATCGAATACATGCAAATGATCAACACCGAGGCGGAGCTCAACCTCATCCGCGAGAGCTGCAAGTGGGGCAATCTCGCGCACCAGTACCTCCAGGATTTCTCCGAGGTCGGCGTCGGCGAGACCGATATCTCGCTTCGCGCGTCCCTCAGGGCGAGCCTGGAGATGATGCAGGAGCTCGGTTCGGAGTACCGTCCGATGACAATGGGACTGCCGGCCAGCGCCGGGTTCCGCGGCCAGGTCGGCAAGGATTCCGCGCTGCCGCATGCCATCTCAAGCAACGTCAAGCTGCAGGAGGGCGACATTCTGGTGACCGGCGCTGGCGCGGCGGTCTGGGGCTACGGCAGCGAGCTCGAGCGGACGATGGTCATGGGCGAGCCGAACAAGGAGCAGGAGAAGTACTTCAACCACATGTTCGCGCTCCAGACGCTGGCGATGGACGCGATCAAGCCTGGCGTCTCCTGCTCCGCGGTGGACCACGAGGTCATGCGCTATTTCCGAGAGCACGACTTGCTCGATACCTGGCGGCACCACACCGGCCACGCCAAGTCGCAGCTCATCCACGAAGCGCCCTTCCTCGACGTCGGCGATGACCGGATCATCGAGGTCGGGATGGTCTTCACTGTCGAGCCGGGCGTCTACGTGCCGGGGCTCGGCGGCTTCCGCCACTCAGACACAGTCGCTGTCACAGAGACCGGCATCGAAATGCTGACGTTCTATCCGCGTGACCTGGAGAGCCTGACGATCAAGGTCTGACCTGTCTCTGGTGTCGCCGTCTGCACAGGGGGCGACACCAGACGAACCAGCGGAGGAAGAGAACCATCGTGACCGATATCGAGAGGGATGCCCGAGCACTGATCGATGCGTTCGACGGCGATGCCGCATTCTTCGCGCAGAACTTGCTGACAGGCGAGGAGGTCGGATTTCGTGCCGACTCGGTGATGCCAACCGCCTCGACGATCAAGCTGCTGGTGCTGGCCGAAGTCATCCGTCAAGCTGAGGCCGGGCAGTTTGCGCTGGATGACCCACTACCGATGATCTCCGAGGATCAGTCGGGTGGGTCGGGCATTCTGAAAGACCTTTCGCCGGCCACGCTCCTGACGATCCGCGACCACGCAACCCTGATGATCGCGCTCTCGGACAACACCTCGACGATGGCGCTCGTCCGGCTGGCCGGTCGAGCGCGAATCGAGCAGGCCGGCCAGGAATGGGGCATGACCGCGACCACGTTGCCGATCGACCGCGCGCCCGACGGCGACGCGCGCGACTACGCGGCCAGCACGCCACGAGACATCGTTCACCTGCTGCAGCTGATCGCGACCGATGCGCTCGTCTCACCGGCCGCATCCGCGACCGTCCGCGACATCCTTGTCACCCAGCAGTATCACGACCAGATCGGTCGTTACCTGCCCTACAACCAGTATCAGCGGGTCGGAGCGGCACACGAGGGGCCGATCGTCGTGCGATCGAAGAGCGGTTTCATGACGGACTCGAACGGCGCGGTGCGAGTGGACGCCGGAATCATCGAGATCTCCGGCGTCCCGCGATATGTTCTCTGTCTGATGACCGAGCATCACCCGGACATGGGGTTCGGGCCAGAGCACCCGGGCGCGATCGTGAATGGACGCATCTCGCGACTGATCTTCGACGCCTGGGGTGGAACGATGGATGTGCCCTAGTCGGTCACATCCAGGCGGAAAGCGAGCCGCAGGAGGACGTAGCCGGCCGTGCCCGCAATCAGAGACGCAACAAGAATGGCGGCCTTGGCAGCCGCCAGGTCACTATTGTTGAGAAACGCCAGTTCGGCAACAAAGAGCGACATTGTGAAACCGATGCCAGCAATCCAGCTGACAGCATAAATCTGTCGAAACGTGACCCCATCCGGGAGTGACGCAAAGCCGAAGCGTGTCATCCCTAACACAGTCAGGGTGACGCCGATCTGCTTCCCAATGACGAGACCGAGGATGATTCCAAGAGCAATCGGGCTCGTCAGAGTGTGACCGAGTTCCGCTCCAAGGGCGATGCCACTATTCGCTAGCGCGAACAGTGGCACGATCAGAAACGCGACCCACGGATGTAGCGCGTGTTCCAGCCGTTGCATCGGCGACTGGACCAGGTCCGCGGTCGTCTCCATCTCGTAGAGTGCTGCCTGGTGATCCTTGTTGGTTAAGATGTGCGCGCCGGGCGCAGCAGCCGCTTCGAAGTCAGCGAGCAGCGCACGGCCACGACCGAGAAACTCCCCCGTGTTGATCCGCGTCCGCGCGGGGATCGCCAGCGCCATCAGCACACCAGCAATCGTCGCGTGGACGCCGGATTTCACGAATGCCAGCCAGACGATGACGCCGACAATGAGATAGGCTATCGGCCGAATGACGTGCAGCCAGTTAAGCACGAACGCAAGGCCGAGAATCACCAGTCCGCCGATAAGATAATCCCAAGCTACTGCCTCGGTATAGGCGACTGCGATGACAAGCACTGCGATCAGATCATCGACAATGGCAAGCGCGGTCACGAAGACTTTCAAGCCGATCGGGACACGACTACCGAGTACAGCGAGGACACCGAGCGCAAAGGCGATATCTGTCGCCATTGGCACACCCCAGCCACGGGAGGCATCCGTGCCAATATTGAATGCGAGATATATTGCGGCAGGGACTATTGCGCCTCCGGCTGCCGCGACGATCGGAAATGCTGCCTGCTGTGGCGACGCGAGCTCGCCGACGAGGATCTCACGCTTGATCTCGAGTCCGACAACGAAGAAGAAGACGACCATCAGGCCGTCATTGATCCAGTGGGTTAGCGTCTTTTCCAATCCATAGCCACCAACCTGGATCGATAGCTTCGTCGCCCAGAGATCGGCATATGAATCACGCCACGGGGAGTTCGCCCAAATCAGCGCGACGACGGTAGCAACAAAAAGCAGAATTCCGCCTGCCGCAGCCGTGCCGGTAAAGGCGCGAAATGGGGCAAGGACGCGATCGATACGCGGCGTGGCCGACGCGGTCACGTCGAATTGGCGAGCGACATCGCGCATCGAACGAGCGTCCCTTCCGTTGGTCGACGTGGTTAACCGGGAGGATCGGGGCGTGACCCACCGCGAGGATCAACCGCACAGAGCGTCGGTCTGGCGAACAGAGAAATCCTAGCGCGGCAGCGACTTGCCAGTCAACCAGAGCAACTACTCGACTACTCAGCAGCCGCCTGGGCGTATACCTTGATCGGCGCGGTCGTTCCGTCGCTGGCAGTGAACACGCCGGCGAACTCGATCACCGGCTGCAAGACAAGGTCTTTGCCGGCGTCGGTCAGGATCGCGCCGAGGTGGACCGACTCGGCGCGGAACTCGCCGCCGCCGGCCGACAACCCGCCGTCGCGCCAGTATCCGTCGCCGTGGGTCACCATCTGCCAGGCGTCAGTAACACTGCGCAGGTCGACCGACTCTTCGTAGTCGATCGTCAACCAGTAACCATATGCTTCAGCGACTGTGCCGTCTCGTTGCAACATCACCGTGACTCCGAGCGGATAGCCGAGGTCGGGAACGGGCACGCCGGCAAGCGGAAAAGCGACTTGCCAGAGACCATCGCGTTCCGCAACGGACGACTCGCCCAACGCCGAGACGGGATAACCGATGTCCGCGAGCCAACTGCGCGCGCTATCGCCGAGCAGGGTCGGCGATAGCACGCCTCCGCCCGGCGCGGTATTGCTGGAGAGCTGAAAGACACCTGCGGCAGGACGCCAGTAGAGCACGCTGGCGCCAGGAACGCCGGCAAGTACCTCGACGCGGCCGGACAGATCCGTTGCGCGAACATCGTCGGCCGGGATGCCGGCCTTTCGGGCGACCTCGCGACAGAACGTGAC
Protein-coding sequences here:
- a CDS encoding peroxiredoxin, encoding MSELLATGAPAPDFTLPADDGQKVTLSEMRGHKVVLAFYPADFSPGCQNQMEAYTKDAAEFGAHGGTVFGISVDNTWSHRAWKESRGITIPLLSDFHPKGTVAMAYGVYNEERGTAKRVTFVIDEQGIIRDVQTAEMGSFQSVGALCSALDLA
- a CDS encoding Xaa-Pro peptidase family protein produces the protein MAHIRLPDSEYAARRKKILETIGERGMTGLVLFNPNKVGYFSRFSFIQTERPMAYVLTANRSELLIPMLEREHAAEYAIADSIVPYPEYPGERHPLEFLKDILIDMGLGNAGIGVDSDGYGQVYGYRGPKVSDLLPDATITSVNDDIEYMQMINTEAELNLIRESCKWGNLAHQYLQDFSEVGVGETDISLRASLRASLEMMQELGSEYRPMTMGLPASAGFRGQVGKDSALPHAISSNVKLQEGDILVTGAGAAVWGYGSELERTMVMGEPNKEQEKYFNHMFALQTLAMDAIKPGVSCSAVDHEVMRYFREHDLLDTWRHHTGHAKSQLIHEAPFLDVGDDRIIEVGMVFTVEPGVYVPGLGGFRHSDTVAVTETGIEMLTFYPRDLESLTIKV
- a CDS encoding serine hydrolase — protein: MTDIERDARALIDAFDGDAAFFAQNLLTGEEVGFRADSVMPTASTIKLLVLAEVIRQAEAGQFALDDPLPMISEDQSGGSGILKDLSPATLLTIRDHATLMIALSDNTSTMALVRLAGRARIEQAGQEWGMTATTLPIDRAPDGDARDYAASTPRDIVHLLQLIATDALVSPAASATVRDILVTQQYHDQIGRYLPYNQYQRVGAAHEGPIVVRSKSGFMTDSNGAVRVDAGIIEISGVPRYVLCLMTEHHPDMGFGPEHPGAIVNGRISRLIFDAWGGTMDVP
- the nhaA gene encoding Na+/H+ antiporter NhaA, which produces MRDVARQFDVTASATPRIDRVLAPFRAFTGTAAAGGILLFVATVVALIWANSPWRDSYADLWATKLSIQVGGYGLEKTLTHWINDGLMVVFFFVVGLEIKREILVGELASPQQAAFPIVAAAGGAIVPAAIYLAFNIGTDASRGWGVPMATDIAFALGVLAVLGSRVPIGLKVFVTALAIVDDLIAVLVIAVAYTEAVAWDYLIGGLVILGLAFVLNWLHVIRPIAYLIVGVIVWLAFVKSGVHATIAGVLMALAIPARTRINTGEFLGRGRALLADFEAAAAPGAHILTNKDHQAALYEMETTADLVQSPMQRLEHALHPWVAFLIVPLFALANSGIALGAELGHTLTSPIALGIILGLVIGKQIGVTLTVLGMTRFGFASLPDGVTFRQIYAVSWIAGIGFTMSLFVAELAFLNNSDLAAAKAAILVASLIAGTAGYVLLRLAFRLDVTD